In a single window of the Drosophila albomicans strain 15112-1751.03 chromosome 3, ASM965048v2, whole genome shotgun sequence genome:
- the LOC117567380 gene encoding probable serine/threonine-protein kinase DDB_G0278845, with product MAATDGQIILAASRFGDATPVYLRDFSKQPLPAVAKILKGQHQALGVPTLSAPSLQSTALFLSAGKKYQILAQPIKIKEGRKPTNVGAKVLIPETYGGYFELLSEDGRSTRCIDSVLELARRRNARVLVRETFRCQQLNRTIHAGELLTTMNDNGKYLQCRNIKDEIINLPLDTKAKFSPIAREDSISGVHTVKNLLLKRMPVIVRLVHGSGPKGLKQPFVPELRLLGCVEIDRIFALPLQKDTDLVPVPLNVKIKLQRAKNMEQLEHFIEYTRFLDKAQRLLADARDRLQIVDLKLSEKEKKDSKFSSRNSGNKLPIVMLPSAAGVASGLAESGYVLRKSASCDSWSKQQQQALSSSEFAEEYKEIDHIYDYVRGLTPLSKGLARFEPICESPTLKSHHTDSSGNGNYCSLIRGPTTAAATPHQQQQQQTSNNNNYSSLESNKHSSSNGGHHHHHQQYSSQSQQQSLVHHSSALLVNHYHHSHIQEDIKPVPPPIETIPGKKPAEKRQRPTLPKLYIKNANAHSAGSSSNGNSTGGTSHSHSHSHSHSHSHSQQQQQQLPPTPGSNNSNSNNNNNNNNSSSSNTAAIVASAAAAAHHAHAHAHAHHPHGHAHASHQHQHPHPHPHPHPHPHHHSKVLTPNNHLPVKESLEPQSPIFHIRYKSLSSLQLTPDSNNTGAMTPPMISAHAKSTAAAAAAAQAASAAAAAAAAAASTGSQSPPDVVLKCGSILNSHGYLAHSHSRSSSSNNHHSSNNNPREGTLDSSRSGGRTSGDSQKLPEKKTRRLSRPRSLSNLVWDLRPSKEKSKKKLYIHHFDQRQQATLYL from the exons ATGGCCGCCACCGATGGCCAAATCATATTGGCCGCCTCCCGTTTTGGGGATGCGACGCCCGTCTATTTACGCGACTTCTCCAAGCAACCGCTGCCGGCGGTGGCTAAGATCCTGAAGGGTCAGCATCAGGCCCTCGGCGTGCCAACGCTATCGGCGCCATCGCTGCAGAGCACTGCGCTCTTTTTGAGTGCCGGCAAAAAGTATCAGATTCTGGCGCAACCCATTAAGATCAAGGAGGGACGCAAGCCCACGAATGTGGGCGCCAAGGTGCTCATACCGGAGACCTATGGCGGCTACTTTGAGCTCCTCAGCGAGGATGGCCGCTCCACGCGTTGCATTGACTCTGTCCTGGAGCTGGCACGTCGGCGAAATGCTCGTGTCCTGGTGCGGGAGACTTTCCGTTGCCAGCAGCTCAATCGCACCATTCACGCTGGAGAGCTGCTCACCACGATGAACGACAATGGCAAGTACCTGCAGTGCCGCAACATCAAGGACGAGATCATCAATCTGCCACTCGATACCAAAGCCAAGTTCTCGCCGATTGCACGCGAGGACAGCATCAGCGGAGTGCACACCGTCAAGAATCTGCTGCTCAAGCGGATGCCCGTCATCGTGAG ACTTGTGCATGGCAGCGGACCCAAGGGACTGAAGCAACCTTTTGTGCCAGAGCTGCGACTGCTGGGCTGCGTGGAAATCGATCGGATCTTTGCGTTGCCGTTGCAGAAGGACACGGATCTGGTGCCAGTGCCGTTGAACGTGAAAATCAAGCTGCAGCGGGCCAAGAACATGGAACAGCTGGAGCATTTCATTGAGTACACGCGCTTTTTGGATAAGGCGCAGCGTCTGCTTGCGGATGCGCGCGATCGCCTGCAGATTGTCGATCTCAAGCTGAGCGAAAAGGAGAAGAAGGACTCCAAGTTCAGCAGtcgcaacagcggcaacaagcTGCCCATCGTCATGCTGCCCTCGGCGGCGGGCGTGGCCAGCGGTCTGGCCGAGAGCGGCTATGTGCTGCGCAAGAGCGCCAGCTGTGATTCGTGgtccaagcagcagcagcaggcgctGAGCAGCAGCGAGTTTGCCGAGGAGTACAAGGAGATTGATCACATCTATGACTATGTGCGCGGTCTGACGCCGCTCTCCAAGGGATTGGCTCGCTTTGAGCCGATCTGCGAGTCGCCAACACTCAAGTCCCATCACACGGACAGCAGCGGCAATGGCAACTATTGCAGCCTAATCAGGGGaccgacaacagcagcagcaacaccacaccagcagcagcagcaacagacgagcaacaacaacaactacagcagccTGGAGTCGaacaaacacagcagcagcaacggtggccatcatcatcatcatcagcaataCTCGTCACAGTCGCAACAGCAGTCGCTGGTTCATCACTCGTCGGCATTGCTGGTCAATCACTATCATCACAGCCATATACAGGAGGACATTAAGCCGGTGCCGCCGCCAATTGAGACGATTCCGGGCAAGAAGCCGGCGGAGAAGCGACAGCGTCCCACACTACCAAAGCTTTACATCAAGAATGCGAATGCGCACAGcgccggcagcagcagcaatggcaactcAACCGGCGGCaccagtcacagtcacagccatAGTCACAGCCACAGTCATAGCcattcgcagcagcagcagcaacagttgccgccAACGccgggcagcaacaacagcaacagcaacaataataataataacaacaacagcagcagcagcaacacggCAGCAATTGTTGCCAgtgcagcggcagcagcgcaCCACGCCCACGCGCACGCCCATGCCCATCATCCCCATGGACATGCACATGCAtcgcatcagcatcaacacccacatccacatccccatccgcatccgcatccacaTCACCATAGCAAGGTGCTGACGCCCAACAATCATTTGCCAGTCAAGGAATCCCTCGAGCCGCAGTCGCCGATCTTTCATATCAG ATACAAGAGTCTCAGCAGTCTGCAGCTGACACcggacagcaacaacacggGCGCAATGACGCCGCCGATGATCTCAGCGCATGCcaagtcaacagcagcagcagcggcagcggcccaagcagcctcagcagcagcggcggcagcggcagcagcagcatcaactgGCTCACAGTCGCCGCCCGATGTGGTGCTCAAGTGCGGCAGCATACTCAATTCGCATGGCTATTTGGCGCACAGTCACAGCCGCAGCtcgagcagcaacaatcaccacagcagcaacaacaacccaaGGGAGGGCAC